In Epinephelus lanceolatus isolate andai-2023 chromosome 7, ASM4190304v1, whole genome shotgun sequence, the genomic stretch GTATGTTCATTGTGTCTCCAGTTTTGTTTAATACAGCAACTAAATTTTCTGTGATTTTCTACAAGCACTTGGCTATTTCtatatgtaatatattttgtttaatcAATAGTAtgtcacattaaaaatgcatattctTCTACCGTACAACAGTAAGCCTAAATGTTGACTCCCTTGTGACCTATGAAGCACTTTCCCAAGACTTAGAAAAAACTTTTGACCAAATAATgataaatatgaatgaatggatAAAAAAATCTATGAGAATTGATGGAttaattcattcaaatgatgattattattaaaacaTAACAACACAGTAATGATACCTTCATATGAATGATATATAATGTATCCTGACAACATCTTGACAATAGTGTTAAAACCATGTAATTCAGTGTATTTAATACTTAGGCTACGCTTTTTGTAGTCTGTCCATACTGCAGTGGTGCAGAAATAGGTAAAAGTAAAACTTATATGTTACACCATCAGTCCTAGATTCATAATCTATTTGTAGAAGCACAAGTaagcacaaaaaaacataccTAAAGTATAGTACCTAAAGTAGTATACTCAGGCAGCAGATTGCCCCACGGCAGAGGGTTCTGTTATATTATTAaattttagggactgttctttacttgttgGAGGAGGGAGGTTGCTGGGGTGTAACttctttatatatgtatatatatataagctacagatattttttccttgagcctccctgagtgactggcagaAAATTCTTATACCTCTCTCCGCCATAAATTAgctattacatttttaaaactacactttgatatttaaaagttaaaaatcgaagacaaaatcctggagttgaaaaagcCTTGATCTTTCACTCTTGTCGTGCATACTGGTTAGTTCATGCAAACCATTTATTTTTAGCCAAATTTCAAATGaaatgtagaataaagtgattttaatgaaatgtcACTATTTAAAGCTCAGATTTATAGTtatggttttttttctttttctgacagAAGCTTTTGTGGGATATAAAatccaatgataatttctgttttttacagtttctggccatgataaatggtgtaattttggcaatttttattttaaaatttaaaaaattggcactaaaataaaaacaaaatgcaaccaTTCAAGTTTGTATGCCCCTCTCCTAAGTCTCACCCTAGTGCTCCTTTTTGCACCATCCCTCCCCatcataaataatgaacagtcccttattACTCATGCATTACAGTTTAGATGTTGAAGATAATTTTAGAAGCTCTACACAATAGTGGATAGCTGTACATTATACATGTTAATTACAAATTTTGCATGCAAAATCTTGATCTTCAAAATTAATTGTCAGGTCATGCAGTTGGGTAAGAAGCACATATTTCTCTTAAATGTATTGGAGAAAATCAATAAAGTACAATTTGATGTGAGTAATATTATAAAGTAGCCAACAATGTCTATCCCACTTTATGCACAGCGACACTGTGCAGCTGAGTTCCTGTGTCATCGGGACTGCGTTGCTAGGAGACAGCTGGTCTCCAAGTGTGTGACTGTTGAATGAACTTGGACCCACTTAAAATGggaaatggctttttttttttttcttaatatttgTATATTGTATGAAACCCCTGGGACACTGACAGTGGCTCTACATGCTGTTTCAAAGTTGATGAAAGAGGAGAAAATCTGAGCTGAAAATGGAGGTTAGCTGTGACAGAGTATTGCTGCTATTCCTGTTTTAGCTGGTTGTTTGAAGTGGCAGTGGCTTTAGCTAGTCTAATCAGTGATCTGAAAAATTACtgagccaaaaaaacaaactaaaaaagaaaagagcttGCACTAAATAAGGTAGGCTGTGTGGAGCTGTTGTAATGTCGCCCTCCAGCACCGAGGGGGTGTTGCCTCCAAGTGGCCATATTGAAAGCAGTGTGAGTCTGTCCGTGCTTCATGTGGGGAGCAGGTCTGGCTGAAGACAGATAATTACGGCACACAGCCACTTCTGACGATGGCGGCCAATGAGGTAGATGTCTTCGCAGTAAGTATGATGATGTGCTGTCTGCGGGCCTGCAGTGACTCATGATTTTGGGTGTCGTCAGAGCAGATATAAACTAACGTGGCTTTCAGGTGTGTGTGGGAGCAAGGTGATGGTGATGGGCTGTGTAGAGGAAATGCAGCAGGGTCGGCTGCTGCGGTGTCGAGGAAGCTTGTTGTGGATAAAGACGGATTGGATAGAAACGATGCACCGTCGTCGCTGTATGATGTGTGCAGTCTGTGGAGACGTGCACTTCTGCATCCAACTGTGCAGCATGAAACTGCGTGTGCTGTTTACCATGTCAACACTGTGACAGGTGCACACGGGTGCCAGCAGTTGAATGAAACGCAGGACAGCAGGCAGTTAAGAGACTAAGTTAAGAGGATAAACATAAGTAGCAGCCTCCTCAAGTGGCAGCTAGCTCCTCGAGATGGTTCAGCGAAAAATTAAATATGTATTAGCCAAATGTGTAATTCGTGGCGATCAATGAGTCAGTTACAAAGCCATCATAACTAGCTCACAGTACGTGCCTGGTATCCTGTGTCCTGTGCACAGGTTGCACTGAAAATGATGCAGGACGTTGTTAAGTTaaggtagtgtgtgtgtgtgtgtgtgtgtgtttgtgtaagggGAGTTATGGGTACCAGGGCAGCCAGCAGCTTGGATATCCTCCCACCCTGTGAAACAACATCTAGATAAAGagctctttgtgtgtctgtgtgaagggAGAGGGACAGAAACGGATGATTGTTGCATTGAACACATCCTGATCCTCATGTTGAGCTTTTTGCTAGATGCCAGTATCCCAGGGTGTTTCTGCGATGGGAGATGAACTGCTTCCCAGTTTATACAGCCAAGGGGAAAATacagtcagtatagtatgttttaTTGTGTAGATTAAAACACCTTAATGTGTAACATGGAAAATGTACAAGTCTCGGGCatagaaaactgtttttataaCCAATTAACTATTAAAGTGATTTGTAATTAAACATTTTGTGTGTCCCTTTTCTTAAATGCGATGCTTTTCTTCTGTTTGAATCATTAACCAAATTAGACATTTTGATTTTGTACAATTGGTTGAGCAAAACAAGCAAGCTTTTCGATTATATTCTGACATACAAAACAGTAAATGACTTATCTATTAACCTAAAAAATAACTGACAAACTCATCgatgttgaaaatattttttagtaTAGCCCTAAATATAAACCATAACTGCATCATCAAACCGAGGCTAAGGCCTTATACTTAAGCTCTGCATACAGACACAAGACACACAATGCAAATTATGACATCTGTGCTCATTCTCATTCTCAtagctttttattttcctcccAGATTTGTGATTCTGTAAAGGAGGAATCTGTGATATGGAGACCGAACTATTCACTGCACACTATTCTGTGTGTTAAGTGGAAGAGAGAGATGACCTCATTTGCAGAGAATGCTTTTAAGCTTGAAAGCAGAATGTGGGGATGGGATCTGACAGACGGAGTTTTTAACCCTGCCCTTATATTGATTTTTGTCATTATCTCCTTTAATATTTAGTGGTATGACATGAATAAGGGGAAATAAGGGTTCTTGAGTCTGATATTTTTTTCATCCTGCCTGTTTTCTGAATACCTCAGCATGAAGAAAAGCGAAACCTGGAGCTCGGTGGTCATGTGGGGTTCGACAGTCTCCCAGATCAGTTGGTCAGCAAATCAGTTGCACAGGGATTCTGCTTCAACATCCTCTGCGTAGGTACGTCTGCACCCAGGAGGAGTTCATAACCCAGAGTTAGTGCTATGACCGTAACATGAGTTAGATGGATTTTGGAGCGTTAATGCATCACCTCATCTTTCCCTCATCTCTGTTCTCCAtgtttcattttctatttttttgcaAAGGTGAGACGGGGATAGGCAAGTCAACATTAATGAACACTCTTTTCAACACAACGTTTGAAAACGAGGAAGCCAGCCACTATCAGAGTGAGGTGCAGCTACGGCCACAAACCTACGAACTGCAGGAGAGCAATGTCAACCTCAAGCTGACCATTGTGCACACTGTGGGGTTTGGAGACCAGATCAACAAAGATGAAAGGTACAGATTCTTATCGATTGTTGTTTATCTATTAGTGTTGTCCAGATTTTGAAAAAGAAACTGTGCTGCACAAAGGAAGAAGAATACATAGTGTTATTAAGATGGTACAGAAAACTTGTCACAGAAATTTTCAGTGCTGTTTCACCACTGATCTTTAAAAATTCATagaatttttttctttgttagtAGTGATGGGCAAGGTTCTTTTCAGtgtactgaatcactagaatccaTTCATTAGAAATATTCATTCACTGAATCATTCTGTGCTTGTCGACCAAAGCTCCAACTATGTGTAAATCCACTCACTAAACTGACACATGGCTGAATGTTCAAATTAACTATTAAACTGAGAACAGAGAATTTAGTTGGATAAAGATACTATTTgcaaatgaaagctgaagtcCTACTGTTAAAGGAGCTGAGTCTACTACTAGCTACTGAGGTATTTGACCAGGGTTGACGCGCCTGTTACTGGACACGCTACGTTAGCTTCGTTACCCAAATGCTGAATCAGAGTCCATGAAACTTCTTGGGTTGCATCACCGTAACATTTATTCCATGTGTGCATGGCAAAGTCCATCTGTTACATCCACATTTGACGttcaatacaaaacacacaaacaaaactgtaGCGGTCCACGCCATTGCGGTCAAAAACCATTTGCCCTTCTGGGCCAAACACCTGATGACCATAGTGAGGTCACATCCTAAATACCTGAACTCACCAGGTGACAGGACAGTGCCCCCCAATGCCCACACAGTGAATTACACAGTTAAAAGCAAACCTCCCAATAACATGTTTGGCTCCTATACCTACCATATTATTGACAGAATGTATATTTTCATAACACCTAATTATTAATTACATATTCAGTACTTCTTCCTATTTCAACCCTTCAAGAcaggaaacagagggagagggcaGACTTGAGCATCACAGCGACACGTTCATTGTGTCAatcctgtctcctagaaattatgtttgtatgttactaaactgctttcttaattatgttgttgtggcaaaATAATCATTGAATGGATCAGATCAGACATAATGTTTCTTTCAAGTAACGAAACAATACATTGATTTACGGCGTAGGTTTCGGTAGGAGGTGGTTGGGGAGGATAGTAGGCATGCAAAGTGCAGGATCTTGGCACCAGAACTTTGCGTTAGCATCCAGATTCCTGtctcaggtttaggcaacaaatgcactttggttaaggttagagaATGATTGTGATTTTGACTAattgttaataaataaaaaaataaataaataaaaaaaatccaaaaaaggtaTCAAAAATTATGCTGTAGTCACTATGAGTGGATAGTGTATTACAGGATTGCCTATTTAGGCAGAAAACAACCTAAATAcgttgtcagtgaacattttgctgatgcGTTCAGTTTAGTATCAACACTTTTTTAACTTCTGCTGCATTATGTTTTCCTAAAAGGTTGTTTTCCCTAAAATATAtgtttcaaattagttgtataAGCATAATTTTTAGGCGACAGGGCTGACCGTGTAATATGTTCAGTGAATGCATCACTGAACATGCACCGTTTATCTCAGTGAAAGACTCAGGCTTAGCTACCTGTTTTTTCATATTGCAGGTTTTGCAAAGCTTTGTAAACCATGAAAGGTggtgagatttaaaaaacaaacaaacagatcctTTCGTTCACTCAAAAATTGGTTGTGTACACAGACTGTTTAGATAATGAACGCAGCCTCGgggacgtcacccactggtttgtagattgtcgttttgaagcctcgagttcggcatttcacctgtcgccatcttggttttttagagccagaagtgaccatatttgggcaagagggtggagctgtgggggAGTGAGGGGTGGTTCTGATTCATAGACTGGGGCAACACCTTGCAGTCTTTCACACAAGCAAccacatatttaaaaaatttgGGTCTTGATAGAATGTAAATGGAACCACTACTGTTTTtcataccaggctgtaaacatgtttatttctcctgtaaagttgggcattttaacatgggggtctgtgaggATTGAcactgttttggagccagcctcaagtggccttaaaatgaactgcattttgTGGCACACATTTGTGGTAACCCTAGATTTGCAAACACTTCCACAAGATTTTATGTTTCATATTTCAAGTGATCATTTCAACCCAAACCATTATATTTTACTAACACTAACCCAAGTGCATTCTGTGCCTGAATCTGACCAGACTGTAACCACAGATTGTCACACCATGAAACAGTGAGACAGGAGCATTTTGGCAGCTCGCAAGACTTTCACAAGTCTAGGGTTTCTATCTAGCCATGACCCAAAAGATTCGTTCTTTTATATAAATCGTTTGTGAATGACACAACACTTTTGGTTAGGTCAGAACCAGCTAttatttatttctccctcttgcTCTGCGGCTGCAGCCAACACAGTTACACAGAATGGAATTGAGAAAGAGATCTGGCCTGTTACTGGCATGTGAAttgggaggagagagagggaatatGGGAATGACTGGTAGAACTAATGCAATCTGAATAGACATTTGAGTGCTCCAACAGCAGGGAGTGAAAAAAAAGCAGGCTTTCTTGGCTGAGAGACTGTAGCTGCAGAGTTTGTAACCAGGCCACTAGCATGTCTTTCAAACAGCAAGGCAAGGGATGTTAAGTTTATTGTTCATACATGTAAGGATAAgataatgatgctcattttttattttgctgtctttctgtgCAGCTTCAAACCCATTCTTGAGTATATTGACGCCCAGTTTGAAAGGTATCTCGAGGAGGAGCTAAAAATAAAACGTTCCTTGTACAACTGCCATGACACAAGAATCCACATCTGTCTGTATTTCATCACTCCCACTGGACACTCCCTGAAGTCCCTTGATCTCGTCACAATGAAGAAACTGGACAGCAAGGTGACCGCAGAATCTGGCACTTTGTATTTCAGCATTCAACGTTCCTTGTTCCTCAGTCTGTCACTCATGTTATGTTTTTTCCACGCAGGTGAACATCATCCCTGTCATTGCAAAGGCGGACACTGTATCCAAGAGCGAACTGGACAAATTAAAGATCAAGATAATGAGCGAGCTGGTCAGTAATGGAGTGCAGATTTATCAGTTCCCTACAGAGGATGAAGCTGTTGCAGAGATCAACACGTCCATGAATGTGAGTCctagaaacacacagacacacttacataaTACAATGCTGTATGTATTCACCCAGGATGTTCAGCTGTTCAGATGTACAGCTTTGTCGTTCACCCTGCGCGCCAAACTATGATGCTCTATGTATCTCTCGAGTGTAGTTTTGGATGGGTCATTTTCCGCTCGTTCCATGCATACGatgtcttttcaaagtaaactttaatcttcacaggaaatgttaGTTTTGGCactaaaactacttggttaggtttaggaaaagatcatgatttggTTAACATGACACTGACTTTTGgcttcacatgggacacaaacagccgtctcctgggtgaaatacctgtgtttgtttgacttaTCCATTCACCCAGACCTCTTTACGTGGACTTTCTCATTTATACTACATCAGCTGCTCTGAGCATCTAATAATGCTGCAGATGGGTTCAcattggagttagctgaaagtgCATCTCATTCAGACTTGTAAATCTCAAAGGGTGCCTTTTGCATCGCTATCAGACGCCAAAAGGTGTgacaaagcattggtatttgacgaTCTGGGAATGAAAACGGCTCGATCTTACAATATGTGCTCTCACTTTCTCCATCTCTGTATTAATTAGTCTGCACCATTCTTTTGG encodes the following:
- the LOC117261053 gene encoding septin-8-A-like isoform X3; its protein translation is MAANEVDVFAHEEKRNLELGGHVGFDSLPDQLVSKSVAQGFCFNILCVGETGIGKSTLMNTLFNTTFENEEASHYQSEVQLRPQTYELQESNVNLKLTIVHTVGFGDQINKDESFKPILEYIDAQFERYLEEELKIKRSLYNCHDTRIHICLYFITPTGHSLKSLDLVTMKKLDSKVNIIPVIAKADTVSKSELDKLKIKIMSELVSNGVQIYQFPTEDEAVAEINTSMNTHLPFAVVGSVEDVKVGNKMVKARLYPWGSVQVENENHCDFVKLREMLLRVNMEDLREQTHARHYELYRRCKLEEMGFKDTDPDSQSFSLQETYEAKRKEFLVDLQRKEEEMRQMFVNKVKETEAELKEKEKELHERFEQLKRMHQEEKKNLEEKRRELEEEMNAFNRRKVAAETLMGQALQGCSQPFKKDKDKKN
- the LOC117261053 gene encoding septin-8-A-like isoform X4; translation: MAANEHEEKRNLELGGHVGFDSLPDQLVSKSVAQGFCFNILCVGETGIGKSTLMNTLFNTTFENEEASHYQSEVQLRPQTYELQESNVNLKLTIVHTVGFGDQINKDESFKPILEYIDAQFERYLEEELKIKRSLYNCHDTRIHICLYFITPTGHSLKSLDLVTMKKLDSKVNIIPVIAKADTVSKSELDKLKIKIMSELVSNGVQIYQFPTEDEAVAEINTSMNTHLPFAVVGSVEDVKVGNKMVKARLYPWGSVQVENENHCDFVKLREMLLRVNMEDLREQTHARHYELYRRCKLEEMGFKDTDPDSQSFSLQETYEAKRKEFLVDLQRKEEEMRQMFVNKVKETEAELKEKEKELHERFEQLKRMHQEEKKNLEEKRRELEEEMNAFNRRKVAAETLMGQALQGCSQPFKKDKDKKN
- the LOC117261053 gene encoding septin-8-A-like isoform X1, producing MAANEVDVFAHEEKRNLELGGHVGFDSLPDQLVSKSVAQGFCFNILCVGETGIGKSTLMNTLFNTTFENEEASHYQSEVQLRPQTYELQESNVNLKLTIVHTVGFGDQINKDESFKPILEYIDAQFERYLEEELKIKRSLYNCHDTRIHICLYFITPTGHSLKSLDLVTMKKLDSKVNIIPVIAKADTVSKSELDKLKIKIMSELVSNGVQIYQFPTEDEAVAEINTSMNTHLPFAVVGSVEDVKVGNKMVKARLYPWGSVQVENENHCDFVKLREMLLRVNMEDLREQTHARHYELYRRCKLEEMGFKDTDPDSQSFSLQETYEAKRKEFLVDLQRKEEEMRQMFVNKVKETEAELKEKEKELHERFEQLKRMHQEEKKNLEEKRRELEEEMNAFNRRKVAAETLMGQALQGCSQPFKKDKDKKNFFSLPSAYSLTSGRNLN
- the LOC117261053 gene encoding septin-8-A-like isoform X2; translation: MAANEHEEKRNLELGGHVGFDSLPDQLVSKSVAQGFCFNILCVGETGIGKSTLMNTLFNTTFENEEASHYQSEVQLRPQTYELQESNVNLKLTIVHTVGFGDQINKDESFKPILEYIDAQFERYLEEELKIKRSLYNCHDTRIHICLYFITPTGHSLKSLDLVTMKKLDSKVNIIPVIAKADTVSKSELDKLKIKIMSELVSNGVQIYQFPTEDEAVAEINTSMNTHLPFAVVGSVEDVKVGNKMVKARLYPWGSVQVENENHCDFVKLREMLLRVNMEDLREQTHARHYELYRRCKLEEMGFKDTDPDSQSFSLQETYEAKRKEFLVDLQRKEEEMRQMFVNKVKETEAELKEKEKELHERFEQLKRMHQEEKKNLEEKRRELEEEMNAFNRRKVAAETLMGQALQGCSQPFKKDKDKKNFFSLPSAYSLTSGRNLN